The Deltaproteobacteria bacterium nucleotide sequence TGGGAGACCTCATAGTCTTCGCCTTTGAGATCGTCGCGGCCGGCAACGCTGTAGGCGCCGAAATTGGTCGCCGCGGTGCCCTGGATCTTGTCCGGGTTTCCCTTCGGCACCAGTCCCCCGTCGGTGATCACCATGACTTTGGCTTTCGAGATATCCTTGACTGCCGCCGGCATCGGCACGGGCGCGAAAGAGATCGGCGACATTTCCGATTCAAACTTTTCGCCCCTCATCTTGGACAGCAGCATGTCGACCATGCGCGTGCTGGCGCGCTTCTCGACCAACTGGTCGCGCAGAAGTCCGCGCGGCAAATAACCTTCCCCCGCAGGCAGTCCAATTGGATCTTTGCCGACGAGCTTTCTGCCGATTGCTGCCATTTTGACCAGCACATCACGGGTCTTTCCCGCGTTGGTGCCGGAGTCGACGATATAAAGCCCCTCGCGATAGAGATCAACGCCCGGATTTTCCCCGCTCATCGCCGTGATCGCAGGGATCTTCAACTGGTCTTGCACTGCGGCGCAAAGCGCGCCGGCCACCATGCCGTACCTGCCCGCATCGAAACAGGGTCCGGCGGCGAAGAGGTCGGCGCCCGTGTCTTTGATCTTCAGCAAAACAGCGGCGGTGACCTCTTCCTGATGTTCAACGGCATAGTTGTCGCCACAAACAATCGTCATGACCACTTGTGCGCCATCGCCCAACAACTGTTCCATCAACTTCGCCGGTCCAACGGCACCGTCGCGGAATTCCAGCCCCACGCCGGCTTGCTCTTCCGCACCTATGCCGCCGAAAAATTGATTGAGATAGTGAATGACTTTCATTTTAACTCCGGAGGCAGAAGGCCGGAGGCAAAAGGCAATAGTAAGAAATCCAAATTCCCTGTCCGGCTATTGCCTATTGCCTATTGCCTATTGCCTATTGCCCAATGCCTATTGCCCAATGCCTATTGCCCAATG carries:
- a CDS encoding glycine/betaine/sarcosine/D-proline family reductase selenoprotein B, giving the protein MAFCLRPSASGVKMKVIHYLNQFFGGIGAEEQAGVGLEFRDGAVGPAKLMEQLLGDGAQVVMTIVCGDNYAVEHQEEVTAAVLLKIKDTGADLFAAGPCFDAGRYGMVAGALCAAVQDQLKIPAITAMSGENPGVDLYREGLYIVDSGTNAGKTRDVLVKMAAIGRKLVGKDPIGLPAGEGYLPRGLLRDQLVEKRASTRMVDMLLSKMRGEKFESEMSPISFAPVPMPAAVKDISKAKVMVITDGGLVPKGNPDKIQGTAATNFGAYSVAGRDDLKGEDYEVSHGGYDTRFVQEDPDRLVPLDALREMEKSGVIGKLHDEFLSTCGRSNPLSNTRRLGREMAAKVKQEGVDCVILTST